From a single Maylandia zebra isolate NMK-2024a linkage group LG3, Mzebra_GT3a, whole genome shotgun sequence genomic region:
- the atp1b2a gene encoding sodium/potassium-transporting ATPase subunit beta-2a isoform X1 has protein sequence MSGSKEDDRKGSSEWRDFFWNPRTHELLGRTAASWGLILLFYLIFYLCLAGMFAFTMYILLLTLDDYKPTWQDRLATPGMMIRPKGNQLEITFSTSDTESWDGFIHNLNSFLSPYNDSYQVQTNDECTPDEYFIQEDSGEVRNNPKRSCQFNRTMLEECSGVLDRFYGYDKGQPCILIKLNRVIGMLPGKERQSPYVTCAAKREDSDKIGPLAYYPPNGTFNLMYYPYYGKKAQVNYTQPLVAVKFLNASLNTDINVECKVTSNTLAAGSDRDKFAGRVSFKLRINDK, from the exons ATGTCCGGCTCTAAGGAGGACGACCGGAAGGGCTCGAGTGAGTGGCGGGATTTCTTCTGGAACCCGAGGACGCACGAGCTGCTGGGCCGGACCGCCGCCAGCTGGG GGCTGATCCTGCTCTTCTACCTGATCTTCTACCTGTGTCTGGCGGGCATGTTCGCCTTCACCATGTATATCCTGCTGCTCACACTCGACGACTACAAGCCCACCTGGCAGGACCGGCTGGCCACTCCAG gGATGATGATTCGCCCAAAGGGAAACCAGCTGGAGATCACCTTCTCCACCTCAGACACCGAGAGCTGGGACGGCTTCATCCACAATCTCAACTCCTTCCTGTCCC CGTACAACGACAGCTATCAGGTTCAGACCAACGATGAATGCACACCTGACGAGTACTTCATCCAAGAGGACAGCGGAGAG GTGAGGAACAATCCCAAACGTTCCTGTCAGTTCAATCGGACGATGTTGGAGGAGTGTTCGGGGGTTTTGGATCGTTTCTATGGTTACGACAAAGGACAGCCCTGCATCCTCATCAAACTGAACCGG GTGATCGGGATGTTACCGGGGAAGGAAAGACAGTCTCCTTATGTCACCTGTGCAGCAAAG agggAGGACAGCGACAAGATCGGACCTCTGGCTTATTATCCTCCTAATGGGACCTTCAACCTCATGTACTACCCGTACTACGGCAAGAAGGCCCAG GTGAACTACACTCAGCCTCTAGTGGCCGTGAAGTTCCTGAACGCCTCTCTGAACACAGACATCAACGTGGAGTGTAAAGTGACCTCCAACACGCTCGCCGCCGGCAGTGACAGGGACAAGTTCGCCGGACGCGTCTCCTTCAAACTCCGAATCAACGacaaatag
- the atp1b2a gene encoding sodium/potassium-transporting ATPase subunit beta-2a isoform X2 gives MSGSKEDDRKGSSEWRDFFWNPRTHELLGRTAASWGLILLFYLIFYLCLAGMFAFTMYILLLTLDDYKPTWQDRLATPGMMIRPKGNQLEITFSTSDTESWDGFIHNLNSFLSPYNDSYQVQTNDECTPDEYFIQEDSGEVRNNPKRSCQFNRTMLEECSGVLDRFYGYDKGQPCILIKLNRVIGMLPGKERQSPYVTCAAKRYRVGENEWREDSDKIGPLAYYPPNGTFNLMYYPYYGKKAQVNYTQPLVAVKFLNASLNTDINVECKVTSNTLAAGSDRDKFAGRVSFKLRINDK, from the exons ATGTCCGGCTCTAAGGAGGACGACCGGAAGGGCTCGAGTGAGTGGCGGGATTTCTTCTGGAACCCGAGGACGCACGAGCTGCTGGGCCGGACCGCCGCCAGCTGGG GGCTGATCCTGCTCTTCTACCTGATCTTCTACCTGTGTCTGGCGGGCATGTTCGCCTTCACCATGTATATCCTGCTGCTCACACTCGACGACTACAAGCCCACCTGGCAGGACCGGCTGGCCACTCCAG gGATGATGATTCGCCCAAAGGGAAACCAGCTGGAGATCACCTTCTCCACCTCAGACACCGAGAGCTGGGACGGCTTCATCCACAATCTCAACTCCTTCCTGTCCC CGTACAACGACAGCTATCAGGTTCAGACCAACGATGAATGCACACCTGACGAGTACTTCATCCAAGAGGACAGCGGAGAG GTGAGGAACAATCCCAAACGTTCCTGTCAGTTCAATCGGACGATGTTGGAGGAGTGTTCGGGGGTTTTGGATCGTTTCTATGGTTACGACAAAGGACAGCCCTGCATCCTCATCAAACTGAACCGG GTGATCGGGATGTTACCGGGGAAGGAAAGACAGTCTCCTTATGTCACCTGTGCAGCAAAG AGGTACAGAGTGGGTGAAAATGAGTGG agggAGGACAGCGACAAGATCGGACCTCTGGCTTATTATCCTCCTAATGGGACCTTCAACCTCATGTACTACCCGTACTACGGCAAGAAGGCCCAG GTGAACTACACTCAGCCTCTAGTGGCCGTGAAGTTCCTGAACGCCTCTCTGAACACAGACATCAACGTGGAGTGTAAAGTGACCTCCAACACGCTCGCCGCCGGCAGTGACAGGGACAAGTTCGCCGGACGCGTCTCCTTCAAACTCCGAATCAACGacaaatag
- the LOC112429867 gene encoding uncharacterized protein LOC112429867: protein MEDHADVAMENKTEVPASDAPSSPDKEPAKPAARQAHRRTLGRRGQRAKRRGHIEKKRGQKSKRRGQEDKKEGVTVKRTWSGGKRRWDKKHYCVFCRRPQVKIARHLLRKHADEQEVLAASTLPTGSKERHLLLEHLRCRGNYLHNIEVIRQGTGEIVPWRQPSEDVDARNYLPCPLCLGFFLRADLWKHQVSCRKKLAINPSKAEANADPANDATSGSTSKLPCDVTREDIPEDSLGETAETGTKQLMTSDPSVDQNTTSDPAVNRARKRTRVQAAASRLLPISSGASESCSEILHRMNQDNVSYEVKSDWLICKYGNKLMGNQDSGQRRYDYVSQKLRELGRLLLAAKSLDSGVQSLQDLLAPGRLSLALSAARKAAGNRWSRPPLAVKTTLKTVCEIAIGESLQDGDWEAAAKTTDFYHMLGREWDNLGLQNPDPAATDGGTKPKKRPVQIRLDNDLRQEVLSKSSNKPVTSAIPPEARMQTSVSVPVAPRKVRRRPWSSAEKEAIWRQLGVHVLVQSVPGKEVCQRCLDLEPVLRGRHWKDIKNQVHNQIQSQKKQQFHAQMELEKNQDHQDQLQNQKKPEQQQYQPPVDEQGKDHRLNQKKPPYQSQMDQHDPDISRNQKRSQYHISIHHQAQDSIQNQKKQQEHAQLDHQDYLHNHKKQLCTPRVDHQDHSQVHKKQLYQMDQQAQPLQTLDQETSLLTITTYRPDGSNRAPGHLLLEREHNITTYPVLHRPPGPHMDQLLPRIDWAEDAPAPNYPISRPLGRTLLQDVPPGGPPSDPQSGHVHF from the exons ATGGAGGACCATGCTGACGTTGCCATGGAGAACAAGACAGAGGTCCCAGCCTCCGACGCCCCGTCCTCTCCTGACAAAGAGCCGGCAAAGCCCGCTGCGCGTCAAGCACACCGCCGCACCTTAGGGAGGAGGGGCCAGAGAGCAAAAAGGCGGGGTCATATAGAGAAAAAGCGGGGTCAGAAATCGAAGAGGCGGGGCCAGGAGGACAAGAAGGAGGGCGTGACGGTGAAGAGGACGTGGAGCGGCGGGAAGCGCCGTTGGGACAAGAAGCATTACTGCGTGTTCTGCCGACGGCCACAGGTGAAGATCGCACGCCACCTGCTGAGGAAGCATGCTGACGAACAGGAAGTACTGGCTGCCAGCACCCTGCCGACAGGCTCCAAAGAacgccacctgctgctggagCACCTGCGCTGCCGAGGCAACTATCTACACAACATCGAg GTGATCCGGCAGGGCACTGGTGAGATTGTGCCATGGCGTCAGCCCTCTGAGGATGTGGATGCGAGGAACTACCTGCCGTGCCCATTGTGTCTTGGATTTTTCCTTCGTGCTGACCTGTGGAAGCATCAGGTGTCGTGTCGCAAGAAGCTCGCCATCAACCCGTCCAAAGCCGAGGCGAACGCTGACCCCGCCAACGACGCCACCTCTGGTTCCACAAGTAAGTTGCCCTGtgatgtcaccagagaggacATACCTGAGGATTCCCTTGGTGAGACTGCAGAGACCGGGACCAAACAGCTTATGACCTCTGACCCAAGTGTCGATCAGAACACGACCTCTGACCCCGCTGTGAACCGAGCCAGGAAACGGACCAGAGTGCAGGCAGCAGCGTCGCGGCTCCTGCCGATCTCCAGTGGAGCGTCTGAGAGCTGCAGTGAAATCCTGCATCGCATGAACCAAGATAATGTGTCTTACGAG GTGAAGTCTGATTGGCTGATCTGTAAGTATGGCAACAAGCTGATGGGGAACCAGGATAGTGGTCAGAGGAGGTACGACTACGTAAGCCAGAAGCTCCGGGAACTTGGCAGGTTGCTCCTGGCCGCTAAATCCCTTGACTCCGGCGTCCAGAGCCTGCAGGACCTGCTGGCCCCAGGTCGCCTCAGCCTGGCGCTGTCCGCGGCCAGGAAGGCAGCGGGAAACAGGTGGAGCCGCCCTCCACTGGCGGTGAAAACAACACTAAAGACAGTCTGTGAGATTGCTATTGGAGAGAGCCTGCAGGACGGAGACTGGGAGGCTGCTGCCAAGACCACCGACTTCTACCACATGCTGGGCCGGGAGTGGGACAACTTGGGCCTGCAGAACCCAGATCCAG CTGCTACAGATGGAGGAACTAAACCAAAGAAACGACCTGTCCAGATAAGACTGGACAACGACCTCAGACAAGAAG TTCTGTCAAAGAGCTCTAACAAACCAGTGACCTCTGCGATTCCACCTGAAGCCAGAATGCAAACATCTGTCTCAG TCCCTGTGGCTCCCAGGAAGGTCCGACGGCGGCCATGGTCCTCTGCAGAGAAGGAGGCCATCTGGAGGCAATTAGGAGTCCATGTTCTGGTCCAGTCCGTACCAGGTAAGGAGGTCTGTCAGCGCTGTCTGGACTTAGAACCAGTCCTCAGGGGGCGGCACTGGAAGGACATCAAGAACCAGGTTCACAACCAAATCCAGAGCCAAAAGAAGCAGCAGTTCCACGCTCAGATGGAACTCGAGAAGAACCAGGATCACCAAGACCAGCTCCAGAACCAGAAAAAGCCAGAGCAGCAGCAGTACCAGCCTCCAGTCGATGAACAGGGAAAAGACCACCGTCTGAACCAGAAGAAACCACCATACCAGTCCCAGATGGACCAACATGATCCGGATATTTCTCGGAATCAGAAGAGATCACAATACCACATCAGCATAcaccaccaggcccaggatagCATCCAGAACCAGAAGAAACAACAGGAGCACGCCCAGCTGGATCACCAGGACTATCTACACAACcacaagaagcagctgtgtACCCCTAGAGTGGACCACCAGGACCACAGCCAGGTCCATAAGAAGCAGCTGTATCAGATGGACCAGCAGGCCCAGCCCCTGCAGACCCTGGACCAGGAAACGTCTCTTCTAACCATCACAACCTACAGACCTGATGGGTCAAATCGAGCTCCTGGACATTTGCTGCTTGAGCGGGAGCACAACATTACAACCTACCCAGTTCTGCACAGACCACCGGGACCTCACATGGACCAGCTGCTGCCCAGAATAGACTGGGCCGAGGATGCTCCAGCCCCGAACTATCCTATCAGCAGGCCACTGGGCAGGACCCTGCTACAGGATGTGCCCCCAGGAGGACCACCCTCTGACCCACAGTCGGGACATGTACACTTCTGA